aaattgtatttatttgtttatgttaaatctctaaattaaaattttggatgAGAAGTGAACTCTTCGCACCTACCGCGCatttattttcttatattttgcttttttttCTATTAACACACTTATTTTTTTGATGTGCGTATCGTATTCGTATTGTATTTCTACTTTaacaacagttttttttttttcagggaaAAATTGTAATGTTTGCCGTCGACAAAGAAATAAGACTGCAAATAGGAAACCCGTGCAAGCATATATTTGTCAAACCTATATTCGAAACTTTGTTCAATGTTACAAAGAAATGTCAAATTGAGAAGGTATTTTAGTTAATTTAGTAACTAGCTTTTCCTCCTGATAGTTAGCAAAACTAGTGCTCTCGCGCGCGTGTCCATACTTACTATCTGTAGGTATGAACTATGAACGAGAGTGCGTAAGTGCGTTTtgacattatctgatccgatatcggatgtaggaaggatttcaaaggcaaaaatcaaatcttattaacacaagttaaattaaaatccattaaaatatttcaacttgtgctatcttaaagtagtcacaccactacAGAGTCAGaaggcgctacgagtccttgtacagattactcatatgagagataatttcgacctcagcaactgtgacctgcgggccgatttttgagtctcacccgttcgaattcagaaaattgtcactgaaaataataagcaagtcaccgttttcaaccggtattttcgtgacaaaatcccgtatgcgagattcaaaaatcgccctcggttggccgagcggataaacagtcatctgccgcgattggagagtacgctggttcgattccagcctcaggcaccagaggtcttggtcacttttttcttccatatgtgtaatttatttcagaatcaaagatggcggcataaatgtatgggatatcggaccTACATCTGCTATCGGATCGGATATGAACACGCACTATTAAGTCGTGCTAGACCGCCTATGGCCTATTTCATCACAGTGactttgacactgacaattctgtgcctatttctgggttgataagtaacattattactcagcttcattatttcattgttaaacAGGTAAATAAACGGCGACTGTCactgcgacaattgtcactcaCTGGCTATTGGTGTAAAATTCACCTTTGTTACGAATGCGAGATTCCTTTTAGTTGATTAAAACCTGCACTTACTTAATGCTTGAAAGAAATAGTAGATCAGATTATCCTTGTTTTCCTCTTATATATATAATACTCGTAAAGTCAGCCGACAATAAGTTTGCAACAATTTTGATAGCCCtgcctctgcaagggttaagaCTTACCTAAACGTCACAATTTAataaaagtttgacgtttaaaaacAGCATCtgcagggtgcgtagccgaatgacacaaacgttcacgaaacgaaacgctcgtaagaTATTATCTAtcactatcgctcttgcgtattgacgcgacagagcctttcggggcgtttcgttttcgtttcgcgtcacagaaatgccattcggctacggcacctggcgaggctgtgaaaatcgttgcaaatgcaaacttatcgtggatTTATCTTAGTAACGAACATTtgtatgtataatttaatttttcagGGGCTCTACCAGAGAGATGTAGACTTAGAAGATTATATCACCAGTTACTTCGGCGGCAGTTTTTTCTATGGAAATGTTACTTTCAAGTCTACCTTCTATAGTGACGAATGCAATTTCACTTGTTCCAATGTAGGAGTTGAGTTGACgcctaagaaatagactaattAAACAGTAGGTGTATCCATATAAAATGTGTACTCATGtgtgtgtttttgtttttgttcatTATGAACCTTTAAGGTACAGTAAGCTGCAAAAGtgtatggcgaatttatcaaagAATTCATTCATCATTCCCATGCAATTTCGCAGGTGGTAAACAACATCTTTATtagtgacattatctgggtaaaggaacCTTATTATCGATGGCGCTTAATACGTCCtacggcgtcgtatttgtatacgaaacgaacatcgctcataacgccttAAGTGCCATCGAccataaggtccctttacccagataacgtcacattattttaagtaacaaaaaatgtaccagacaatgaaaaatataatagaaaatGTTTAAACACATTTTGAATATAGTAGTATGCTTCATGAAAGTGTACCTACAGATTGACAAAAGGTAATTTGGTAGGTACAATTTTTTGAAGATtttcaaataatatatttttctgatcTTCCGGTACgggcgccatcttagcggtatcgtgtcgtaaataatttctccttcttttgctcattaatgttgtttaaaatgtaatatcgatagcttattatgcagtaaactaatgttatagtgagaagttgatgaagaattaatctcgaaacgcgtttagccccttttttgtcgtcaacggccgatagtccacgtgcccttgtaaaatctagctatcaatttacaagtgccaactaccgaacactgtcgtacttaccgtaccaaaatctaaaacaattagcttatatcaccttgacactggcaaaatagtcccaccaatgggactgaggccatttaattttaaaaatctaatctaatctaatattTTTCTGATAGAATACGTAGTAACGATGTAACGATCACGGAAaggtgtctcttttatttttatttcgtatagtttatttatttattatccttTTTTAAGTGACCGAAATGATATTTGTGAAATTTAATAGCAGACGATGATGATGAGGTGACATGACAATGCCTCTGCGCGTGCTGTATGAATGAAATTAGAAAAACAACGatgtcaactgtcagtgtcacttagctgtcattggtgtttttttttctaatttcttaCAATTCAGTACGCGCGAAGGCATTGTCACCTTATCTGCTATCAGATTTCACAAGCGTCACTTCggtcacttaaaaaattatacctctagtaaataaattatacgaaataaaactaaaagagccacctttccatgatcgttataacgtattctatcagaaaaatgtattatttgcctatcttcaTAAAACTTTACCTactcaataggctacttgacttgacccttttttaaagtttgtcttatattattacttactatccaattaaccgaaaaaaaaatatatcactatattttattatgacttataaatcgcaaaaaatataaaaaaaatacttttagccATGTTATCTATAgatctgtgaatgaagtcattcagtgcgaaaacaacactttctgacaccttaacactttcgctaccaagaacccgactgtcgggtacaccgctcgtagaagcgtagccgattacatgggtttccccgtatgtagcgaaaatgtcgtagcgccgcgtagagcccggtttcgaaagtgttaagtaccTACGAGGCAAAAttaattctatgacgtcaccagacggccgacagcgttttcagtggccaaaattaaaaaaatactcacatttttgaattaaaaatacgtagtcatcgtacacatttaatacccaaaatcattaaatattggtttcttatgtcaaattaatataatcaaaagacaatcatttattgtgccaaattagatatgagtctagtagcctatttagACAGTGCCCTAAgtctatatttttttctgtctaTGGCCGATAGGAGATAATGCGTATTTCCGCCGCTGTCACTTTAAGTCACTTTGTCACTGTCACGGGATTGCGCGGGAAAGCACGTGTCGTCGCGGCGATACACACGTCGAGCCGGATTTTCGAGTACTCACTTATTTGGATCATTTTGTACGGTATACGGGGTGTTTATGTAGTCCCTGCAAACGtatataaagcctgaccagaaattaggcttgtgtcgttcacgaactatgaactgttaggaataaaatcccatcaatgaccgaaatgaactgaatttTTCCGTGCTccgtgaatcggtctttgctcatttagttcagtataggatcggtgagcgcgagcggttcggaacgagaacgagtgtgtgacagacagcgccgaccgagagcgagctatttagcagagcaacacaaaaacgtcaagttttcatattaatcttcggttacttacaacctttcggcccggaattgtTATTATCTGTGAAGTTGTgaactattcgtatcattttgacaatatttggtccaattcgttctgatctttccgaccgtagtggtagctggtctggctgaactaaataagcaaaagacctaaaagagcgaactagttcgtgggagcgattgaacgagatcggagcactccgatcaacgaacgaaacggcacaagcctaccagaaatatatgactacgcgccatgttgcggaaattcgttagaactattttcttcatactatactcaactgtcaacccatacatcagaataacagcgccctcctgacaatagtcatatattttggtcaggctttacctAATACGCATCATGAGAGTGAGACCTGTCTGCTTATTTGTCTCCTTTCGAATAAAAAATGGTAGAAATGTAACAGggaaaccaaaaaaaaatatcgtttaACCTACCTACATCCATCTTCATAAGTCTAAGATATTgagtttcattattttttctactcccgaactgtcattacagggtcgtgcatagatcatTAAAACCCTActagtctattccccaaagccagcgcccGCCGGCTTCCGCGCACGTCCGCcgtaacgaaaaaattgaaagcgtattgtttggctctgtaaccatggcaacgcattgttataacgatactgcgcgcgtgcacGGTAAGCCGGCGGGgaatggctttgggcagctgccctggcagtgcaaaatacaggaaacagtgtgaatttcgcgaaagttattctagaaaactattaaaaactaagtacatggtcgtagaaaaagtattgtatgcaacggtgtctATCGGAGtcaaaaaaatactcgtggcgtctttattaacaattttcggcttcgcctaaaataggctacttgacccttttctTTCTtgactgtccaattaaccgaaaaaaaaaataccactatattttattatgacttataaatcgcaaaaaatatttttaaagaatacttttacgtaatcaggcaaaaacaacatcagccatgtcatctatagattttctgtgaatgaagtcattcagtgcgaaaacaacactttctgacactctaagtacgaggcataaaggtcattatgtcagtgattgatttgacatgaattctatgacgtcactacacagCTGACAGCATTTTTGgtggccaaaattaaaaaaaaaaatactcacattttttaattaaaaatactaatCATCGTACACATTTCATACCCAAAATTTCTTATGTctaatattacagaagacaatcatttattgtgccaaattagatatgagtctagtagcctattgttactcacgccactcctcttttttagggttccgtagtcaactaggaacccttatagtttcgccatgtctgtctgtctgtccgtccgtccgtccgtctgtccgtccgtccgtccgtccgtccgtccgtccgtccgtccgtccgtccgtccgtccgtccgtccgtccgtccgtccgtccgtccgtccgtccgtccgtccgtccgtccgtccgtccgtccgcggataatctcagtaaccgttagcactagaaagctgaaatttggtaccaatatgtatatcaattacgccaacaaagtgcaaaaataaaaagtggaaaaaaatgtttcattagggcacccccccctacatgtaaagtgggggctgatattttttttcattccaaccccaacgtgtgatatatcgttggataggtattaaaaaatgaataagggtttactaagatcgttttttgataatattaatagttttggaaataatcgctcctaaaggaaaaaaaaagtgcgtccccccctctaacttttgaaccatatgtttaaaaaatatgaaaaaaatcacaaaagtagaactttatacatactttctaggaaaattgttttgaacttgataggttcagtagtttttgagaaaaatacggaaaactacggaaccctacactgagcgtggcccgacacgctcttggccggttttgacctcatttaaacgccagttgcataaaatactattatgacaAGGTTAACTACCtgtcataaaaatacaaaactaattTACTCTACAAAGTCTGCCGACGAAGTTTAATTATTTGCacctttttattatattattcaaCATGGGCTGTCGATTTTAAGtcattagaccgttttcacattatccgatccgatatcggatgtcggaaggatttcaatagaaaaaatccaagatggcgcctgtaatgtatgggatatcggtccgacatccgatatcggatcggataatgtgaaatgtAAACGCACTTACGTTATTCAATGTTTAAATCAAGTACTTATTAAGCttttacttaattaataaatagcAATTTCGTTAATAGTCTGGTTCAGAAGGCAATTTCTAATGAAGCCTTTTCAATTTAAgtgtttcatattattaaattaaaacgggacttaatcgcgtaaaacttacgttttatatttaactctggtgacataaattttccgattttacttaatatattgaataacaggtgtttttaaagcgtccgaaaaatatttaaaaaaatctagatttattagttttggaaatatgtccgccacagcgtagactctgccaaatattgggataaatcAATAtgtctagctgtacgagttttcaaactgacacatatttatagaACTTACCCGCAGGTtgcttgattgtcatcagtcacttttacgcttataaattttgatctacccggttttctttaatgcCACATGTaactgcctacatacaacactcttggtccacgacatccgatggtatggcaACATTGACGCCACGgcggaagttttctcacgtttacataaccacttgcaactattatgtaTCAACTGGATTCCACGAATCTTGATGAAATCCAAAGCATTATCATAAAAGCTCTTtccattcatttttttttttatcacctgtccgtcccaccggacttgaaattacgatgtttcccgtgatttcaatcgcttcacgaactactttcctgctatagtaaagacgttcagttgaaaatcactggactttgggattatgcagttcaatccagtggttcggtcctgactctagcaaatgctcggcaaccgcagacttatttatttgtcgttttttgaccgccgcgatatgttctttgaccctttccgctatggtgcgtttggtttctccaatataagtGTTTCAATTTGAGTTTTACTCATTAACTAGCTTCTGCCTATTTCTTCATCTAAAAggaaataagtacctaaatatttatAGGCCGTCTATCAGTATAACCTTTCTAGACGGTTAACGGAATTTGAATTTTCACCTTTTACGAAATTGATGTAGATTAAATATATACCGGTTTATTTATTTCCGGCTTGAGGAATCATCTTCACGAAAATATGTAACAAAATTCAAATAAACTTACCTAAACTACCCTAtttaaactcgaaaattcgaTCTTCAACtttgtaaaaaaatagaaaattccCAATAGCATCGTGTGATATTAAATGAAAATTTGGGCGTCTTGATTTGCTTACTAGATGCAGTATTCTATTTTAGAATCCCACGCAAATCACGCAATGCTTAAAATTCGATCTTCAACTTCTTAAGTTTCTGTATGAATGAAATTTGTCTAACCTAGGCGTAATAGAATTTCCAACAAACGTGTGGAACGAACATTGTAAATTACAAGATCGCTAAGACCTGCTTAAGTAGTAGGGAAACTCGAGAGCCGAATCGATTTGTAGGAAAATTGCTGAAACCCACGTGTGAATGGATGAGGACGACGGTTATTACTGAGGCGACCTGAATAGCGGGTAGGCGGATTACGTAAATAGTAACTCAGGGCCCAATTCGACGTGGCAGAAGGTTCCTTGTGTGATAGATTACGAATGTCACTGAACTGTCAAATTTTAGTAGATGATAGATACTCGTAATCACTACAAATTGATTTAGGAGACGTGAGTAGGATTAGTACCCCGGATCTAGTTATAGGTATTTTACACTACAGTCCTGTTGTATAATGAaaagttttacttttttaatacaaaaaaatcttaactgAAGCAAGTATgagttttttataaaaatatttgtaagtAGTATCttcatacataattatagtaaAAAAGCTGCACGACTGTACCACTGCAGCTGCAGTCGTTGCAGTCATTTactctcgcttcgctcgtggttcaactatagaatcctttcacttgctcgtttttcaattccacactcggcgttaaaatacaactttgcacccttgtataacaaataactatttttcctGTTGACCACAAACACCGTAAAGGTTGAGGGTTGCATTATAAAACTATCGAGACACGAAGAGCGAAGATTTTGCGGCAACGTGTAGAAATGGCTGTTAACATGTCAGAAGGACAGTTCCAGCAGCTATTGGAGGCGATCACCAGCGCTGTACGTCCTGCTCCGCCGCCGGTGAAGCATAGCTCCTTCGCGAAGGCAACTTTCTTCTTCGACGGAAAACGGGATCCAGCCTGCGTGCAAACGTTCCTGACAGCAGCTACGTGTTTCAAACGTCTCAATGACGCAATACGTACTTTGCCTCTACAAGCGACCGCTCGAAAAGCGGTGAAAATTGAAGTGCTGCCACCAGCCACAACCACTACCTGTACTGCGACAGCAGCACCAGCGCCGTCTCCGCCACCGCCCGTCAACACGTGTTATGGGTGCGGTACGCCAGGCGTTGTTAGGAGCAGTTGCCCGAAGTGTGCAGTAGCTAAACACTACGGAACGCACCTACAGTCTTATGGAAGAGGGGGAGACCCAGAGACTACCCCTGTACCAGCAaccgacagatggcgccacgggtatcaatattgtgatattgaacttcggtgtttaaatatttaaatcatggGACAGGTTCCCgtaacttgtatattttactgaagtaactaataaatgtaaagattgtaaataagtagacaaacatgtaaaaaacaaacaacaatgTTAGTACTAAGATCAACTTGTCTGTTACACACAAagctcaatagatgtcgctgtgctgtggcgcatttcaaagttagttgtcgctattaagatttttcctgggataacgacctcatgtactgatcaatgttttatttgagaaaTAGTTAGGAGTCAATTCGTGCACATATGTACCGTATCGGGGACTTTGGTGGACCATTTGACTGAATCTATCATCGCTCCCTTTGCGCTCGACTGCTGTCCTCAAGGACGCTGTACGGCCTTTGATACCTAGTTTAAGTACTTAGCATAGTGCTGACTGAAATAAACGCCTAAGTCTGCTACACGCCGCCTTTCACTACGCTCTCGCGCACGCCCCACCCCTCTACGGATTTTCATCCCTTACATTATTCCCAGTCGGCACTATGCTAAGTACATAAACCAGGTATCAAAGGCCGTACAGCGTCCTTGAGGACAGCAGTCGAGCGCTAAGGGAGCGATGATAGATTTAGTCAAATGGTCCACCAAAGTCCCGATACGGTACATAAGGTGTGCACGAATTGACTCCTAACTATTTCTCAAATAAAACGTTGTTCAGTACATGAGGTCGTTATCccaggaaaaatcttaatagcgacaactaactttgaaatgcgccacagcacagcgacatctattgagctTTGTGTGTAACAGACAAGTTGATCTTAGTACCAACATTGGTGtttgttttttacatgtttgactacttatttacgatctttacatttactagttacttcagtaaaatatacaagttacGGGAACGGTGTTccatgatttaaatatttaaacatcggggttcaatatcacaatattgatacccgtggcgccatctgttgacgGTCAGCCAAACTAACAATTTGACGAATTTTATCTAAGAGTTAcgtattgacttgattactataaaattctaggcacCCGTTAATACATGTTGCActaggttttagaattttaagtcttcgggaacacttaaatatttgctaagttcactcggaaaaccagtaccggtggcgccatctagtagcGGCCGGTTAAACTAAGCTTGTTTGCACTGAGTTTATACGTTTTGGTAAATGTTCGCGTTACAGTCTCCCCCTCTGGAACTGCAGTCGACCCGGCGCAGTGACAGGAAAGTCGACGTTGAGTTGTAGTCAGTGTGGGAGCACGTCCGCGTTCATTCCCGGTTGCTGGTACAGGGGTAGTCTCTGGGTCTTCCCCTCTTCCATAAGACTGTAGGTGCGTTCCGTAGTGTATAGCTACAGCACACATTGGGCAACTGCTCCTAACAACGCCCGGCGTACCGCACCCATAACACGTGTTGACGGGCGGTGGCGGAGACGGCGCTGGCGCTGCTGTCGCAGTACAGGTAGTGGTTGTGGCTGGTGGCAGCACTTCAACATTCACCGCTTTTCGAGCGGTCGCTTGTAGAGGCAAAGTACGTATTGCGTCGTTAACGGCCATTACTACACGTTGTTCCCGCAAAATCTTCGCTCTTCGTGTCTCGATAGTCATCAACCTCGTGACGTCACAGCACGGCCTCGAGTTGGGCGCCAGATGTAAGGGGATGAAAATCCGTAGAGGGGTGGGGCGTGCGCGAGAGCGTAGTGAAAGGCGGCGTGTAGCAGACTTAGGCTTTTATTACCAGTCGGCACTATGCCAAGTACAATAAACTAGGTATCAACGTATAAACTCAGTGCAAACAAGCTTAGTTTAACCGGCCgctactagatggcgccaccggtaCTGGTTTTCCGAGTGAACTTAGCAAATATTTAAGTGTTCCCGTAGATTTAAAATCCTAAAACCTAGTGCAACATATGTTAACGGgtgcctagaattttatagtaatcaagtcaatacgtaactacagatggcgccacgggtatcaatattgtgatattgaacttcggtgtttaaatatttaaatcatggGACAGGTTCCCgtaacttgtatattttactgaagtaactaataaatgtaaagattgtaaataagtagacaaacatgtaaaaaacaaacaacaatgTTAGTACTAAGATCAACTTGTCTGTTACACACAAagctcaatagatgtcgctgtgctgtggcgcatttcaaagttagttgtcgctattaagatttttcctgggataacgacctcatgtactgatcaatgttttatttgagaaaTAGTTAGGAGTCAATTCGTGCACACCTCATGTACCGTATCGGGACTTTGGTGGACCATTTGACTGAATCTATCATCGCTCCCTTAGCGCTCGACTGCTGTCCGCAAGGACGCTGTACGGCCTTTGATACCTAGTTTAAGTACTTAGCATAGTGCCGACTGGGAATAAACGCCTAAGTCTGCTACACGCCGCCTTTCACTACGCTCTCGCGCACGCCCCACCCCTCTACGGATTTTCATCCCCTTACAAATTCATTATTTATATCATGAGTAATTATCGTGGTGACCCACGACAAtgttaaaacaattttttacgtACCTATTATTGGTGTTATCAAGTGAGAT
This genomic window from Leguminivora glycinivorella isolate SPB_JAAS2020 chromosome 1, LegGlyc_1.1, whole genome shotgun sequence contains:
- the LOC125225164 gene encoding uncharacterized protein LOC125225164 — encoded protein: MAKAGRIVVTFNVTKTLTLTKGKIVMFAVDKEIRLQIGNPCKHIFVKPIFETLFNVTKKCQIEKGLYQRDVDLEDYITSYFGGSFFYGNVTFKSTFYSDECNFTCSNVGVELTPKK